The stretch of DNA GTCGCCCGCGTTCATCCAGCTCTTCGACCAGACTTCGATACTTAGACCGAAGCCAGCACACAATGGTCTCGTCTCTCATCCCTGCTCTTGTGCAGAGGCTCTCCACTCCGGTCAATCACTATTGCGGTAAGTTGTTTCCTGCCACCGCCTAACTGTACGAATCTTCTGTGATCCAATTTTGTCCCAAGCTTCGCTGTCCCCTTACCTTTTCCGTTTTACCCATTATACTCTTCCGACGATTTCCGTAGGTCGATTCTTTTTCGCAGGAGGAAACAGTCTCATGAAAATTGCAATCTTAGGTGGCACTGGCGAACAAGGGCCGGGATTGGCGATTCGCTGGGCAAAAGCAGGGGAAACGGTCATTATTGGCTCGCGACAAAAGGAAAAAGGGGAGAAAGTCGCGGCTGAGTTGAACCAAGAGTTAGGGCAGAACCTACTCCGTGGAACCGATAACGTCACCGCAGCCGCAGAAGCGGACATCTCTGTCCTGACTGTCCCCTACTCTGCCCATGTCGGCACCTTAGAGAGCGTGAAAGAGCAACTCAAAGGCAAGATTTTTGTCGATGTTTCTGTTCCACTCGATCCGGAAAATGCACGCCGTGTTATCATGCCTGCTGCCGGGTCAGCGAGTGAAGAAGCGAAAGCACTCCTTGGCCCTGATGTGAAAGTCGTATGTGCTTTGCAGAATGTCTCCGCTCATGTCCTGCGAGATCTGAATTCTCCGATCGACTGTGATGTCTTGGTCTGTGGAGACAAAGAAGCACGTCCGACCGTCATGCAGCTCATTAACAAGCTTGGCGGTGGAGCCAAAGCGGTGGAAGTTGGACCAATTGAAGCCGCACGCTTGATCGAGCCAATTACCGCGCTGCTCATTCGGCTCAATATTCTCAACAAAGTACACTCGGCAGGGATTCGTATTACTGGATTACCGAGTAAGTAATCGCCTAAGGGACACGGTACGCCCTGTCCCTACTTTCCCTTCATCCGTTCTTCGGCATCCTTCCGGACAGCATCCCAATCGATCATCAGTGGTTCAACTGTCCACTGCCCTCGCTCAGCAACTAATCGTTGCAGCGTAGCCGAGCGCTCGTTGTCTGCAGGATGAGTAGAGAGAAACGTCGGGACTTGTCCTTTTTCACGCGCAAGAATCTCGAAGAACGACTGGAGCCCCGTCGCTGGCAGGCGCGCTTTCTGCAGCAATTCAACACCACCTCGATCCGCTTCTGTTTCTTGTTCACGACTGAACTGCAAACCACTCAAGTTCACTGCTGCACCAGCGATTGTGTCGGCAACCCCGTCCGGCACCCCGAGCAACCAACGGAGGGTAGTCGTCAGTCCGAGATCGTACACCATCTGGCGCAGAGAGTGTCTGCGTGTGACGTGGGTAATCTCATGACCTAACACACCCACTAACTGATCGACCGACGTGGCTTTTGCTAACAAGCCAGTGTGCACCACGACAAGACCGCCAGGCGCAGCAAAAGCATTGACGGATTTGTCGTTTACCACTTCAAACCGAAAGTGAAAATCTTGCTTCGGAAGATGAGGAAGAAAGCGTTGGCTCACTGCCCGGATCGCCTCGACTGCAGGACCTTCTTTCACGAGTTCACTAGACAGGAGCAGTTGTTGATGCACGAGTTCACCGATTCGAGCATCGACGCTGGTGGGCATTCTGGCAATGACAGCATCGAGGATACGATCTCGCATCATGAACAGCATGATGACGAAAAGAAGCGGGAGGAGGGTAACCAATCCCGCAATCATCAAGATGGTGGCGGACCAACGTTCTCCTCGTTTGCTTTGCTTTTGCCAGGTAATAATCTGACCAGCGAAGTGAGAGGGCAATTCTTTCGTAAATTGTGTGACTACCTGTGGGTCATCAACAGTCACAGCCCAGGTCTGCCCTTCATCTTGCCACGAAAAATTGATCGCATCTCCGCGCCAGCCTCCGCGACTCAGCGACAAATCGGTCACAGCTATATTGCGCGAAGCACCAGCACTGTCCTCAACGTGCAACGAGCCGTGCAACACCGAGTTCCA from Deltaproteobacteria bacterium encodes:
- the npdG gene encoding NADPH-dependent F420 reductase, with the translated sequence MKIAILGGTGEQGPGLAIRWAKAGETVIIGSRQKEKGEKVAAELNQELGQNLLRGTDNVTAAAEADISVLTVPYSAHVGTLESVKEQLKGKIFVDVSVPLDPENARRVIMPAAGSASEEAKALLGPDVKVVCALQNVSAHVLRDLNSPIDCDVLVCGDKEARPTVMQLINKLGGGAKAVEVGPIEAARLIEPITALLIRLNILNKVHSAGIRITGLPSK